The following proteins are encoded in a genomic region of Alistipes shahii WAL 8301:
- the sppA gene encoding signal peptide peptidase SppA → MNFIKTFLAGLLAVVVGTFLVFFLWIFILLGIAGSMEKSVAVHPESILKIDFSEVLTDAPSSDPLAGLDLMTLQTQRQLPLLKALRALEAARDDDRIKGIYLRMNGTGGVTGSAILEELREALVEFKQSGKFIVAYNETYSQGGYYLASVADKIYMQPEGMMEWAGLSMNLMFYKGLLDKLDLKAEVFRPTACKYKSAVEPYIYDKMSDANREQMQQLVSSMWGVIAESVAEARGIELKTLNEMADRLEVALPDEALEKGLVDSLIYEDQMEDVFAELGVSDDYDFVTLGDYAAQVGADLKNISADQVAVVYADGQIVDGEGYGKEIYGNTLAAKIAGVRDNEKVKAVVLRVNSPGGSALASDVIWREIELLRAEKPVIVSMGSYAASGGYYISCPADAIVADKMTLTGSIGVFGMFLDTRDALKNKLGITVDGVKSNASADFAATSPLTPLQRAMIMRGVDRVYTTFTNHVAEGRNLPIGKVLDIAGGRVWLGKDALEVGLIDTYGGLKTAIALAVDKAELGDGYRVVEVKEEPTGFAAIIASLNVSVREAFARSELGLMMKEYNTVREALNQQGVLMYSPWKVEVR, encoded by the coding sequence ATGAATTTTATCAAGACTTTTCTGGCAGGGCTTCTCGCGGTCGTCGTGGGGACGTTCCTGGTGTTTTTCCTTTGGATTTTCATTTTGCTGGGCATTGCCGGCTCGATGGAGAAAAGTGTGGCGGTGCATCCCGAGTCGATCCTGAAGATCGACTTCTCGGAGGTGCTGACCGACGCCCCGTCGTCCGATCCGCTGGCGGGTCTCGACCTGATGACGCTCCAGACCCAGCGGCAGCTTCCGCTCCTGAAGGCGCTCCGCGCCCTCGAAGCCGCGCGTGACGACGACCGCATCAAGGGCATCTACCTGCGGATGAACGGCACGGGGGGCGTAACCGGTTCGGCGATCCTGGAGGAGCTGCGCGAGGCGCTCGTGGAGTTCAAGCAGAGCGGCAAATTCATCGTCGCCTACAACGAAACCTATTCGCAGGGCGGCTATTACCTGGCTTCGGTCGCCGACAAGATCTACATGCAGCCCGAGGGCATGATGGAGTGGGCCGGACTGTCGATGAACCTGATGTTCTACAAGGGGCTGCTGGACAAACTCGACCTCAAGGCCGAAGTGTTCCGCCCCACGGCCTGCAAATACAAGAGCGCCGTCGAACCTTATATCTATGACAAGATGTCCGACGCCAACCGCGAACAGATGCAGCAGCTCGTCAGCTCGATGTGGGGCGTCATCGCCGAAAGCGTCGCCGAGGCGCGCGGCATCGAACTGAAGACGCTGAACGAAATGGCCGACAGACTGGAGGTGGCGCTTCCCGACGAGGCGCTTGAAAAAGGGCTTGTCGACAGTCTGATCTACGAGGACCAGATGGAGGATGTCTTTGCCGAACTGGGCGTTTCCGACGATTACGACTTCGTCACGCTGGGCGACTACGCCGCGCAGGTGGGCGCCGACCTGAAAAACATCTCCGCCGACCAGGTGGCCGTCGTCTATGCCGACGGTCAGATCGTCGACGGCGAGGGGTACGGCAAGGAGATTTACGGCAATACGCTGGCTGCGAAGATCGCCGGCGTGCGCGACAACGAGAAGGTGAAGGCCGTCGTGCTGCGCGTCAACTCCCCCGGTGGAAGCGCGCTGGCATCGGACGTCATCTGGCGCGAGATCGAACTGCTGCGTGCCGAGAAACCCGTCATCGTGTCGATGGGCTCCTATGCAGCCAGCGGCGGTTATTACATCTCCTGCCCTGCCGATGCGATCGTGGCCGACAAGATGACCCTCACGGGTTCGATCGGCGTGTTCGGCATGTTCCTCGATACGCGCGACGCCCTGAAAAACAAACTGGGCATCACCGTCGACGGCGTGAAGAGCAACGCTTCGGCCGATTTCGCGGCCACGTCGCCGCTGACGCCCTTGCAGCGGGCGATGATCATGCGCGGTGTCGACCGGGTTTACACCACCTTCACCAACCATGTGGCCGAGGGGCGCAATCTTCCGATCGGGAAGGTGCTCGACATCGCCGGCGGCCGTGTCTGGTTGGGTAAGGATGCGCTGGAAGTCGGCCTGATCGACACCTACGGCGGATTGAAAACGGCCATTGCGCTGGCCGTAGACAAGGCGGAACTGGGCGACGGCTACCGGGTCGTCGAAGTGAAGGAGGAGCCGACGGGTTTCGCTGCGATCATCGCGTCGCTGAACGTGAGCGTCCGCGAGGCTTTCGCCCGTTCGGAACTGGGACTGATGATGAAAGAGTACAACACCGTGCGCGAGGCCCTGAACCAGCAGGGCGTCCTGATGTACTCGCCCTGGAAGGTCGAAGTGCGTTGA
- a CDS encoding Mrp/NBP35 family ATP-binding protein, with amino-acid sequence MEEKIKRLLASVVHPETGQDIVSSGFIEHTASAEGKVTVVLRFAKARDPFAVKIKNQAESLLREAFPGAEVLVVIKEGGAAPRPEPKLKTTTGGIARVIAVASGKGGVGKSTVTANLAIALRNMGFRVGVLDADIYGPSQPKMFGVEGYVPEAVAEDGVDHIVPAESMDVKLMSIGFFIKPTDALLWRGAMAVSALKQMIHQTRWGTLDFLLTDLPPGTGDVHLSIIGELKIDAAVIVSTPQQIAVADVVRGVEMFRNENVNIPVAGIVENMAWFTPAELPENRYYIFGRGGARAYAEKNGVEFLGEIPIIQSIMDGADAGTPAAGIDFRVEEHYRGIAEKIVGKVMKNG; translated from the coding sequence ATGGAAGAAAAAATCAAACGCCTGCTCGCATCGGTCGTCCACCCGGAAACCGGACAGGACATCGTTTCGAGCGGATTTATCGAACATACAGCGTCCGCCGAAGGCAAAGTCACCGTCGTGCTGCGCTTCGCCAAGGCCCGCGACCCGTTCGCCGTGAAGATCAAGAACCAGGCCGAATCGCTTTTGCGCGAGGCGTTTCCGGGCGCGGAGGTGCTCGTCGTGATCAAGGAGGGCGGGGCGGCTCCGCGTCCCGAACCCAAATTGAAGACCACCACGGGCGGCATCGCCAGGGTAATCGCCGTCGCCTCGGGCAAGGGTGGGGTAGGCAAGTCCACCGTCACGGCCAACCTGGCCATCGCCCTGCGGAACATGGGTTTCCGCGTCGGCGTCCTCGATGCGGACATCTACGGACCGTCGCAGCCCAAAATGTTCGGCGTGGAAGGGTACGTGCCCGAAGCCGTCGCCGAGGACGGGGTGGACCACATCGTCCCGGCCGAATCAATGGACGTAAAGCTCATGTCGATCGGCTTCTTCATCAAACCCACCGATGCGCTGCTGTGGCGCGGCGCAATGGCTGTCAGCGCCCTCAAACAGATGATCCACCAGACCCGGTGGGGGACGCTGGACTTCCTGCTCACGGACCTCCCTCCCGGCACGGGCGACGTGCATCTGTCGATCATTGGCGAACTGAAAATCGACGCCGCGGTGATTGTCTCGACGCCGCAGCAGATCGCCGTGGCCGACGTCGTGCGCGGCGTGGAGATGTTCCGCAACGAAAACGTCAACATCCCCGTGGCGGGCATCGTCGAGAACATGGCGTGGTTCACGCCCGCCGAACTGCCCGAAAACCGCTACTACATCTTCGGCCGCGGCGGGGCACGCGCATACGCCGAAAAAAACGGGGTGGAGTTCCTGGGAGAAATACCTATCATCCAGTCGATTATGGACGGAGCAGACGCAGGGACGCCGGCGGCGGGAATTGATTTCCGCGTCGAGGAACACTACCGCGGGATCGCCGAAAAGATTGTCGGCAAAGTGATGAAAAACGGTTGA
- the nadA gene encoding quinolinate synthase NadA, which translates to MNVENSSELSRRIGDLKREKNAVILAHYYTTPEVQAVADFLGDSLALSVRAQSVDADIILFAGVHFMAETAKVLCPEKKVLIPCPEAGCSLAESCDAGEFAAFKAKYPGHTVVSYVNTTVGVKALTDICCTSSNALKVVESIPADQPVIFAPDRNLGSYIQKLTGRRNMVLWDGACHVHEEFSLEKLLTLKREHPAAKVVVHPECRAYIVEVADYVGSTAGILEYCGRSDAQEFIVVTEAGILAEMKRRYPEKEFIPAPPDDETCGCNDCKYMKMVTLENICACLENESPEIVLDDEVRRAAERSILNMINVK; encoded by the coding sequence ATGAACGTGGAAAACTCCTCCGAGCTCAGCCGCCGCATCGGGGATCTCAAGCGCGAGAAAAACGCCGTGATCCTGGCGCACTACTATACGACGCCCGAGGTGCAGGCCGTCGCCGATTTTCTGGGCGACTCGCTCGCCCTCTCCGTCCGGGCGCAGTCGGTCGACGCCGACATCATCCTCTTCGCCGGAGTGCACTTCATGGCCGAGACCGCCAAGGTCCTCTGCCCCGAAAAGAAGGTGCTGATCCCCTGTCCCGAGGCGGGGTGCTCGCTGGCCGAGTCGTGCGACGCCGGGGAATTCGCGGCTTTCAAGGCAAAATACCCCGGTCACACGGTCGTCTCCTATGTGAACACCACGGTCGGCGTGAAGGCGCTGACCGACATCTGTTGCACGTCGTCCAACGCGCTGAAGGTAGTGGAGTCGATTCCCGCCGACCAGCCCGTGATTTTCGCTCCCGACCGTAATCTGGGTTCCTATATCCAGAAGCTCACCGGGCGTCGGAACATGGTGCTGTGGGACGGAGCGTGCCACGTCCACGAGGAGTTTTCGCTCGAAAAACTGCTGACGCTCAAACGGGAGCATCCGGCGGCGAAGGTCGTCGTGCACCCCGAGTGCCGGGCCTATATCGTCGAAGTGGCCGACTATGTGGGTTCCACGGCGGGGATACTCGAATATTGCGGCCGGAGCGACGCGCAGGAGTTCATCGTGGTGACCGAGGCGGGAATCCTCGCCGAGATGAAGAGGCGTTATCCGGAAAAAGAGTTCATCCCGGCGCCTCCCGACGACGAGACGTGCGGATGCAACGACTGCAAGTATATGAAGATGGTGACGCTGGAGAACATCTGCGCGTGCCTTGAGAACGAATCGCCCGAGATCGTGCTCGACGACGAGGTGCGCCGGGCGGCGGAGCGGTCCATTCTGAATATGATCAATGTCAAATAA
- a CDS encoding S46 family peptidase, translating to MKKIFLLLAAACVTLSAAADEGMWMLPYLQKMNSKDMKARGCKLSAEEIYSMNNSSLKDAIVIFGGGCTGEIVSPDGLLFTNHHCGYGSIQSLSSVEHDYLKNGFWAMSRAEELPAPGLKVRFIRRIVDVTPDVLGAVPDIAGGGEREELVAGQVKAVSERLAGENPGMDVEIKSFFGGNQYFAFVIEVFRDVRLVGAPPTSIGKFGGDTDNWMWPRHTGDFSVFRVYAGPDNRPADYSPENRPYKAEKFLKISLGGYDEGDFAMIMGFPGSTQRYMTSYEIDRLLEVENPQRIFIRGERQAILKEDMAASAKVRIQYASKYAQSSNYWKNSIGKSRGIRRLDVKGRKQEQEAAFTAWAAKNTLPTEGYSNALNLIRESVEETAPYFASSQYLSEAIGRSVEILAPARLAVSKKGGELTEALKAFYKDYNMPTDRRVAKRMFRIVGENCKELPSVFAEVIGKRFGGDTDAYVDYLYDNSVFADERKALAAAAAGTDVSNDPAVLLNKSYTAKMRELAAAQLAGKWKFADGQRLYIAGLMRMQPNKAWASDANFTLRLTYGRVLPYDPADGIHYNYYTTLKGVMEKENPQNPTEFTVPARLKELYAAKDFGRYANERGELPVAFLADCDITGGNSGSPVLNAKGALLGLAFDGNWEAMSGDVAFEPELQRTIAVDVRYVLFVIDKFAGAGWLLDELQFE from the coding sequence ATGAAGAAAATCTTTTTACTGCTCGCCGCAGCGTGCGTCACGCTCTCGGCGGCGGCGGACGAGGGCATGTGGATGCTGCCCTATCTCCAGAAAATGAACAGCAAGGACATGAAGGCCCGCGGATGCAAACTCTCGGCCGAGGAGATTTACAGCATGAACAACTCTTCGCTCAAGGACGCCATCGTCATTTTCGGCGGCGGATGCACGGGTGAGATCGTTTCGCCCGACGGACTGCTGTTCACCAATCACCACTGCGGTTACGGGTCGATCCAGTCGCTTTCGTCCGTGGAGCACGACTACCTCAAAAACGGTTTCTGGGCCATGTCGCGCGCCGAAGAGCTGCCGGCTCCGGGACTCAAGGTGCGCTTTATCCGCCGGATCGTCGATGTGACGCCGGACGTGCTGGGCGCCGTGCCCGACATCGCCGGCGGCGGGGAGCGGGAAGAGCTGGTCGCCGGACAGGTGAAGGCCGTTTCGGAACGCCTCGCCGGGGAGAACCCCGGTATGGATGTCGAGATCAAGTCCTTTTTCGGGGGCAACCAGTATTTCGCCTTCGTGATCGAGGTCTTCAGGGACGTCCGCCTGGTCGGTGCGCCTCCCACGTCGATCGGCAAGTTCGGCGGCGACACCGACAATTGGATGTGGCCGCGTCATACGGGCGATTTCTCGGTCTTTCGCGTCTATGCCGGACCGGACAACAGGCCGGCGGATTATTCGCCCGAAAACCGCCCTTACAAGGCTGAAAAGTTCCTGAAGATTTCGCTCGGCGGTTACGACGAGGGGGATTTCGCGATGATCATGGGTTTCCCGGGGTCGACGCAGCGTTACATGACCTCCTACGAGATCGACCGTCTGCTCGAAGTGGAAAACCCGCAGCGCATCTTCATCCGCGGCGAGCGGCAGGCCATTCTGAAGGAGGACATGGCCGCCAGCGCCAAGGTCCGCATTCAGTACGCTTCGAAGTACGCCCAGTCGTCGAACTACTGGAAGAACTCGATCGGCAAGTCGCGCGGTATCCGCCGGCTCGACGTGAAGGGCCGCAAGCAGGAGCAGGAGGCGGCTTTCACCGCCTGGGCGGCGAAGAACACGCTGCCTACGGAAGGTTATTCGAACGCTCTGAACCTGATCCGCGAATCGGTGGAGGAGACGGCCCCCTATTTCGCTTCGAGCCAGTACTTGAGCGAGGCGATAGGCCGTTCGGTGGAGATTCTCGCACCGGCGCGCCTGGCCGTTTCGAAGAAGGGCGGGGAGCTGACCGAGGCGCTGAAAGCGTTCTACAAGGACTACAACATGCCGACCGACCGGCGCGTGGCGAAGCGGATGTTCCGGATCGTCGGGGAGAACTGCAAGGAGCTGCCTTCGGTGTTCGCCGAGGTGATCGGCAAGCGGTTCGGCGGCGATACGGACGCCTATGTGGATTATCTCTACGACAATTCGGTGTTCGCCGACGAGCGGAAGGCGCTGGCTGCGGCCGCCGCCGGAACGGACGTTTCGAACGATCCCGCCGTGCTGCTGAACAAATCCTATACGGCGAAAATGCGGGAACTGGCGGCGGCGCAGCTGGCTGGGAAGTGGAAGTTCGCCGACGGACAGCGGCTCTACATTGCGGGGCTGATGCGCATGCAGCCGAACAAGGCCTGGGCTTCGGACGCCAATTTCACGCTCCGTCTGACCTATGGGCGCGTGCTGCCCTACGATCCGGCGGACGGCATTCACTATAACTACTATACGACGCTCAAGGGCGTGATGGAGAAGGAGAATCCGCAGAATCCCACCGAATTCACCGTTCCCGCCCGCCTCAAGGAGTTGTATGCGGCGAAGGATTTCGGCCGTTACGCCAACGAACGGGGAGAGCTTCCCGTGGCGTTCCTGGCCGACTGCGACATCACGGGCGGCAACTCCGGTTCCCCGGTGCTGAATGCCAAAGGAGCGCTGTTGGGACTGGCCTTCGACGGTAACTGGGAGGCCATGTCGGGCGATGTGGCGTTCGAACCCGAATTGCAGCGGACGATTGCCGTGGACGTGCGTTACGTGCTGTTTGTCATCGACAAATTCGCCGGAGCCGGATGGCTGCTCGACGAATTGCAGTTCGAATAA